A window of Candidatus Omnitrophota bacterium genomic DNA:
GGGGATAACGTGGTCTTGAACGGCGAATTGCATACGCCGATCGCCATGGAGCAGGAATTGCGCTTCGCCATCCGCGAAGGCGGCCGCACCGTGGGCGCAGGCGTTATCGATAAAATCATCGAATAAAAACGATAGGGAAAGAGGCGCGGCAGACGCGCGGATAAATCATGGCTGGAGAACATCCAAATAAAATTCGCATTCGGCTCAAGGCGTACGATTACCGGCTGCTCGATCAATCCACGCGGGAAATCGTCGATACGGCGCGCAGGACCGGAGCTAAAATTTTAGGACCGATTCCTTTGCCGACGAGAATCTCGAAATATACGGTTCTGCGTTCGCCTCACGTCGATAAGAAATCGCGCGAACAATTCGAAATCCGCGCCCATAAACGGTTGGTCGATATCCTCGATTGGAGTCCCAAAACGATGGATGCTTTGACGCAACTGGAATTGCCGGCGGGCGTGCACGTCGAGATCAAACTGTAGCCAGCGGCGGGACAAAGCGAGTAGCGAAAGCAAGTTGACGGCGGGTTAAGGCAAATGGTTAAAGCAATTATAGGACGCAAACTGCGCATGACGCGGATGTATACGGAGGATGGCCGCATGGTTCCCTTGACGGCCATCGAGGTGGGGCCATGCCCGATCGTGCAGGTCAAAACAGTGGAATCCGATCGCTACAACGCGATTCAAATCGGATTTCTTCCAGCCAAGGAAAAGAAGGTTACGAAAGCGGCGCTGGGCCATTTCAATAAGGCGAAAGTCGCTCCGCTTAAACACTTGCGCGAAATCCGGGTCGATTCGGTGGAAGGCCTTGAAGTAGGCGGGAATTTGGACGCCTCCCAATTCGCCGCAGGAGACCGCGTGGACGTTTCGGGAATCTCTAAAGGAAAAGGCTTCCAGGGCGGCGTACGCCGCCACCATTGGAAAGGCGGACGGATGACCCACGGATCGATGTTCCACCGCCGCATCGGTTCCGTCAGTCCGGGAACCGGCCTTGCCCGCGTCGATAGGGGACATAATCTTCCCGGCCACATGGGCCATGAAAAGATTACGATCCAAAATATCGAAGTGATGAAAGTCGATGCCGAGCATAATATTCTTTACATTCGCGGCGGCGTTCCCGGACCCGACGGCGGCATTGTCTTCGTGAAAACTACGACGAAAACCAAAAAACAAAAAATAAAGAAATAATCGAGCCATGGCGACTTTCGAAATCTATAACCTTGATAAAACCGTAAGCGAACGGATCGATCTGGACGAAACCGTCTTCGACGCTCCGATAAACGATTACTTCCTGCACCAGGTTTTGGTCAGCTACCAGGCCAACAAACGCCAGGGTACGCATAAAACCAAGACA
This region includes:
- the tuf gene encoding elongation factor Tu (EF-Tu; promotes GTP-dependent binding of aminoacyl-tRNA to the A-site of ribosomes during protein biosynthesis; when the tRNA anticodon matches the mRNA codon, GTP hydrolysis results; the inactive EF-Tu-GDP leaves the ribosome and release of GDP is promoted by elongation factor Ts; many prokaryotes have two copies of the gene encoding EF-Tu), which translates into the protein GDNVVLNGELHTPIAMEQELRFAIREGGRTVGAGVIDKIIE
- the rpsJ gene encoding 30S ribosomal protein S10, which encodes MAGEHPNKIRIRLKAYDYRLLDQSTREIVDTARRTGAKILGPIPLPTRISKYTVLRSPHVDKKSREQFEIRAHKRLVDILDWSPKTMDALTQLELPAGVHVEIKL
- the rplC gene encoding 50S ribosomal protein L3 is translated as MVKAIIGRKLRMTRMYTEDGRMVPLTAIEVGPCPIVQVKTVESDRYNAIQIGFLPAKEKKVTKAALGHFNKAKVAPLKHLREIRVDSVEGLEVGGNLDASQFAAGDRVDVSGISKGKGFQGGVRRHHWKGGRMTHGSMFHRRIGSVSPGTGLARVDRGHNLPGHMGHEKITIQNIEVMKVDAEHNILYIRGGVPGPDGGIVFVKTTTKTKKQKIKK